Proteins found in one Sorghum bicolor cultivar BTx623 chromosome 1, Sorghum_bicolor_NCBIv3, whole genome shotgun sequence genomic segment:
- the LOC8080801 gene encoding uncharacterized protein LOC8080801, giving the protein MQADKAEPAAAAAAPAAAAAGGKSPSICDRLQRAFQTRPPAFRPLRRLTVRHQDGGGGGADKPAGAGDGATSAAPGGPAPKAKHSGPPLPAAPRPLTPSPAPVGVGGATSAPAIAPQAEQQRPVPVRLPAVTSKVAAGSALTGPPVPVPPPDVMAGMATPADAKAGDIGQQTKGKSRVRQLLSSK; this is encoded by the coding sequence ATGCAGGCAGACAAGGCAGAGCCTGCAGCTGCTGCGgcggcccccgccgccgccgccgccggcggcaagTCGCCGAGCATCTGCGACAGGCTCCAGAGGGCCTTCCAAACCCGTCCTCCAGCGTTCCGTCCCCTCCGCCGCCTCACCGTCCGCCACCAggacggcggaggaggaggagctgacAAGCCTGCCGGTGCCGGTGATGGAGCCACCAGCGCTGCGCCTGGCGGGCCTGCCCCTAAGGCTAAGCACAGCGGCCCGCCACTGCCAGCCGCGCCGCGGCCACTAACGCCGTCGCCGGCTCCGGTTGGCGTTGGCGGCGCTACCTCGGCCCCGGCCATAGCACCGCAGGCTGAGCAGCAGCGGCCGGTTCCCGTGCGCTTACCAGCCGTCACCAGTAAAGTGGCGGCGGGCAGCGCGCTAACGGGGCCGCCGGTGCCTGTGCCACCGCCGGACGTGATGGCGGGAATGGCGACACCGGCGGATGCCAAGGCCGGGGACATAGGCCAGCAGACCAAAGGGAAGTCCAGGGTTCGTCAGTTGCTGTCGTCCAAGTAA
- the LOC8082617 gene encoding uncharacterized protein LOC8082617, with amino-acid sequence MANDWVIWASGGWINRLLAEDFSAGCKEDRFCVPCAAAFCNHCCGAHHRGQGHEVVVRAEAEPGAAQGHSGSSSRDSFCVICAAGFSAALCAHHNGHDSFRIDVCDGRYCARCTGSEPWFHVFDGIDTYYDEEKGHILVPLHPRPRCGGRS; translated from the exons ATGGCGAACGACTGGGTCATCTGG GCCAGCGGCGGGTGGATCAACCGGCTCCTCGCGGAGGACTTCTCCGCCGGCTGCAAGGAGGACCGCTTCTGCGTGCCCTGCGCCGCCGCCTTCTGCAACCACTGCTGCGGCGCGCACCACCGCGGCCAGGGCCACGAGGTCGTCGTCCGCGCCGAAGCGGAACCCGGCGCGGCGCAGGGCCActccggcagcagcagcagggactCGTTCTGCGTGATCTGCGCCGCGGGCTTCTCCGCCGCGCTGTGCGCGCACCACAATGGCCACGACAGCTTCCGCATCGACGTCTGCGACGGCCGCTACTGCGCTCGCTGCACGGGCTCCGAGCCGTGGTTCCACGTGTTCGACGGTATCGAT ACTTACTATGACGAGGAGAAGGGTCACATACTGGTTCCACTGCATCCTCGTCCTCGTTGTGGTGGGCGCAGCTGA
- the LOC8082616 gene encoding putative MO25-like protein At4g17270 — protein MSFFFRMASRLRPSTPEEVVRSIKDSFLALHTRTHAKALEEVEKNISSLRLLIYGDGEVEPNQEQVLQITLEICKEDVISLIIQNLPSLGWGVRKDLVLCWCIFLRQKVDETYCCVQYIENHLELLDFLVGCYKNLDIALNCGNMLRECIKYPTLAKYILESGSFELFFEYVELPNFDIASDALNTFKDLLTKHEDVVAGFLSSHYEQFFELYSRLLSSTNYVTRRQAIKFLSEFLLEAPNSQIMKRYIVEVRFLNIMINLLKDSSKNIRICAFHVFKVFVANPNKPQCIIVALLDNRREVLKLLHSLPTSKGDDELDEEKDLIIQEIQKLA, from the exons ATGTCCTTCTTCTTCCGCATGGCGTcgcggctgcggccgtcgacgcCGGAGGAGGTGGTCCGCTCCATCAAGGACTCCTTCCTGGCGCTCCACACGCGGACCCACGCCAAG GCTCTGGAAGAGGTCGAGAAAAAtatctcatccttgagattgttGATCTATGGTGATGGCGAAGTAGAACCAAATCAAGAGCAGGTCCTACAAATAACCCTTGAGATTTGCAAGGAGGACGTCATTTCCCTGATCATCCAGAATCTTCCTTCTTTGGGTTGGGGA GTAAGAAAAGATCTGGTTCTCTGCTGGTGCATTTTTCTTAGGCAGAAAGTTGATGAAACTTATTGCTGTGTGCAGTAtattgaaaatcatctggagcttttAGATTTCCTTGTTGGTTG CTACAAGAACTTGGATATTGCATTGAACTGTGGGAATATGCTAAGAGAATGCATAAAGTACCCTACACTTGCAAA ATACATATTGGAATCTGGTAGCTTTGAGCTGTTCTTTGAGTATGTTGAGCTGCCAAACTTTGATATTGCTTCAGATGCTCTGAACACCTTCAAG GATCTGCTTACCAAGCACGAAGATGTAGTCGCAGGGTTTTTGAGTTCCCACTACGAGCAG TTTTTTGAACTCTACTCAAGGCTCTTGTCGTCAACTAATTATGTAACTAGAAGGCAGGCAATCAAG TTCCTTTCAGAATTTCTACTAGAGGCTCCTAACTCTCAAATAATGAAGAGATACATTGTGGAAGTTCGCTTTTTAAATATTATGATCAATCTACTAAAG GATTCAAGCAAAAATATCAGAATATGTGCCTTCCATGTTTTTAAG GTATTTGTTGCCAATCCGAACAAGCCTCAGTGTATCATTGTAGCTTTGCTAGACAATCGCAGGGAAGTTTTGAAGCTACTGCACAGTCTTCCTACAAGTAAAG GTGACGATGAACTTGATGAGGAGAAAGACCTAATCATTCAGGAAATCCAGAAACTGGCATAG